From a single Oreochromis niloticus isolate F11D_XX linkage group LG4, O_niloticus_UMD_NMBU, whole genome shotgun sequence genomic region:
- the pdgfbb gene encoding uncharacterized protein pdgfbb, translated as MSSWVQLLLALLAVCLRFGVAEEDALPAALVELVRNSPISSIEDLQMLLLSDSVDEEDETSAANGGHRLPRSLDAQPAQQALCKVRTEVVEVTRAMLDRSNANFLLWPPCVEVQRCSGCCNTKSLQCVPVVTHKRYLQVMKVEYINKKPTYAKAVVSVVDHVECRCQTAPRPPPHKKKSSRRQHGYLHRNQTHSQGHAQGQAKLHSKDELHQLDELKQNQRAHLEDLLEQQWSPRGDTFTQPGEGYSLAGEDTSRSGEAVLFAPHWAHNISKLVEAKETENVERKDGVVSDDNKTASSVDTAGTEVKNKLAEGGNGLHIINTGGKVNEENKETQTHSPLWQEDKGKYSKSHTSGFSQHVTPETKFSPTEETVTDTVRGRFRPTKEPNPEPRELARQRENETPEQERILQIAEAKLEEERKELLLLHKRLDEEKEILRQQQMKREEEERQREKETVSHHLHGKHHPSHQTTTQKPETTTSTTTTKKPSAPTAPRLPTRPQKTKRMRKNRRRISKAAMRAMLM; from the exons ATGAGCTCGTGGGTACAGCTGCTGCTCGCGTTGCTAGCGGTGTGTCTGCGGTTTGGCGTGGCCGAG GAGGACGCTCTGCCTGCAGCCCTGGTGGAGCTGGTTAGAAACAGCCCCATCTCCTCAATAGAGGACCTTCAGATGCTGCTGCTCTCTGACTCCGTAG ATGAGGAAGACGAGACTTCTGCAGCCAATGGAGGTCACAGACTACCAAGGAGCCTCG ATGCCCAGCCGGCCCAGCAAGCTCTGTGTAAAGTTCGAACAGAAGTGGTTGAGGTCACAAGGGCAATGTTGGACCGGAGcaatgctaacttcctgctatGGCCACCCTGCGTTGAGGTGCAGCGCTGCTCTGGCTGCTGCAACACTAAAAGCTTGCAGTGTGTTCCTGTTGTCACACACAAAAGATACTTGCAG GTTATGAAGGTCGAGTACATCAACAAGAAACCCACTTATGCTAAAGCAGTGGTGTCAGTTGTGGATCACGTGGAGTGCAGATGTCAGACTGCTCCTCGTCCTCCACCGCACAAGAAGAAATCCTCTCGCAGGCAGCACGGCTACCTGCATCGAAACCAGACGCATAGCCAAGGACATGCACAGGGACAG GCTAAGCTGCATTCCAAGGATGAACTTCATCAGTTGGATGAGCTCAAACAGAACCAGAGGGCCCACCTGGAGGATCTCCTGGAGCAACAATGGAGCCCCAGGGGAGACACTTTCACTCAGCCCGGAGAAGGATACAGTCTTGCTGGGGAGGACACTTCTCGTTCTGGAGAAGCCGTTCTCTTTGCTCCACACTGGGCTCATAACATCAGCAAGCTTGTTGAGGCTAAAGAAACTGAGAATGTGGAGAGGAAGGATGGCGTGGTCTCAGATGACAACAAAACTGCCTCCTCAGTGGATACAGCTGGAACTGAGGTGAAGAACAAGTTGGCTGAAGGTGGGAACGGGTTGCACATCATTAACACTGGAGGGAAAGTTAACGAGGAGaacaaagagacacaaacacacagcccaTTGTGGCAAGAAGACAAAGGCAAATATTCAAAGAGTCACACAAGTGGATTCTCTCAGCATGTTACTCCTGAAACAAAATTCAGCCCTACCGAGGAAACCGTCACTGACACAGTTAGGGGCAGGTTCCGACCCACCAAAGAACCAAACCCGGAACCCCGTGAGCTGGCGCGACAAAGAGAAAACGAGACTCCAGAGCAGGAGAGGATATTACAGATTGCGGAAGCCAaactggaggaggagagaaaagagCTTCTGCTTCTCCATAAAAGGTTGGACGAAGAAAAGGAAATACTGAGACAGCAGCAGATGAAGCGAGAAGAGGAAGAAAggcagagagaaaaggagacagTCAGTCACCACCTACATGGTAAACATCATCCCAGTCACCAAACTACAACTCAGAAACCAG AGACAACAACATCGACAACAACCACAAAAAAGCCATCGGCTCCTACAGCCCCCAGACTCCCAACTCgaccacaaaaaacaaaaaggatgaGGAAGAATCGCAGACGGATCAGTAAAGCAGCTATGAGAGCAATGCTGATGTAG
- the csf2rb gene encoding cytokine receptor common subunit beta produces MMPLFWLLLLAKLPKLALFSGSDHCVIQEISNSQNVSSILESLQCHNNYMSHVHCKWRQHINTQLELWVDTGAGSKVKCEPESLDPRDAAKHRDVRCRYKANAFGIGLKHNAFFLPNKTLSVCSSVRHKTLHLLQHLKALSPASLSTHNAADGGRKLIWSSPYPPSSSLNKNLTYQLSYRTHREDNWVTVNVTNTSMTLERQLLHPGHRYEARVRARASMSLWSDWSPVVTWHTKEDFGQLPTLHCVLDGEKEVTCSWEVSRELAHIITYQLACRHNENAPFKRCCLSQTVTSDLTRMMLRYSCTLSVTDPEHLQLNLQPTHSAKIFKLYQNIRPNPPQHVNVTEKDNNWIVKWTEPNKSEKHGLYYQVLYYRKQDENSSTLLEVKDFTSWTLLGKSLAPLQVYQVKVRSLVVPGSGSKYEGIPSEWTDPVEWTTNEVWSPTTLIYTFITAVVVVVFLVLYRIVPACQRKITVWVDSVPSPGKSKILSELMSPGSPTLTQTEKPYICKVQQLDVLSTCSSQASLWPTKDTEKKYLDQDEGCWSCDNLPSPTEEVNISDTSAISFTGPYILCRSPEPTPESVSVNDEEMDTETPSDDLASPSPVNFTLYGKGYVCLPRHSISRSTQDLMSHCDENTSTHWCDSAEQDQRCNDPTLWLVNSDIKPGFSEPTIGGKLPEYTSGPFTNWPEGATVQASGYCHLPTAFMQEQRTSLHNS; encoded by the exons ATGATGCCTCTCTTCTGGCTTCTGCTTTTGGCAAAGCTTCCTAAGCTGGCTCTTTTCTCCGGTTCAGATCATTGTGTAATCCAGGAGATCAGCAACTCACAAAATG TGTCTTCAATACTGGAATCATTACAATGCCATAATAACTACATGTCCCATGTCCACTGCAAGTGGAGgcaacacataaacacacagttgGAGCTCTGGGTCGATACAGGAGCTggaag CAAGGTGAAATGCGAGCCTGAGTCGCTTGATCCTAGAGATGCGGCTAAGCACAGGGATGTCCGCTGTAGATATAAAGCCAATGCGTTTGGCATCGGCTTAAAACACAACGCCTTCTTCCTCCCAAACAAGACTTTGAGCGTCTGCTCCTCTGTCCGGCACAAGACTCTTCATCTTTTACAGCACC TGAAAGCACTCTCACCAGCGAGTCTCTCCACGCACAATGCAGCTGATGGTGGCCGAAAGCTCATTTGGTCCAGCCCCTACCCTCCCTCCTCATCCCTGAACAAAAACCTCACCTATCAGCTCAGCTACAGGACGCACAGAGAGGACAACTGGGTG ACTGTGAATGTCACAAACACCAGTATGACACTTGAGAGGCAGCTGTTGCATCCAGGTCACAGGTATGAAGCCAGAGTGAGGGCCCGGGCCAGCATGAGCCTGTGGAGTGACTGGAGTCCTGTGGTGACCTGGCACACTAAAGAAG ACTTTGGGCAGCTTCCCACTTTGCATTGTGTACTGGACGGAGAGAAGGAGGTAACGTGTAGTTGGGAAGTGAGCAGAGAGCTGGCTCACATCATTACCTACCAGCTGGCCTGTCGACACAATGAGAATGCGCC GTTTAAGAGATGCTGTTTGAGCCAAACAGTCACTTCTGACCTCACCAGGATGATGCTGAGGTACAGCTGCACGCTGTCTGTCACAGACCCAGAACATCTGCAGCTGAACCTCCAGCCAACACACAGTGCCAAGATTTTTAAACTCTACCAAAACA TTCGTCCCAACCCCCCACAGCATGTAAATGTGACGGAAAAAGACAATAACTGGATCGTAAAATGGACCGAACcaaacaaaagtgaaaaacacGGCCTGTATTATCAGGTCCTTTATTACAGGAAACAAGATGAG AATTCTTCTACGCTACTGGAAGTAAAGGATTTCACTTCCTGGACCCTCCTTGGAAAATCTTTAGCCCCGCTCCAGGTTTACCAGGTCAAAGTTAGGTCATTGGTTGTCCCTGGATCAGGTTCAAAGTATGAAGGAATCCCATCAGAGTGGACGGATCCTGTGGAGTGGACCACTAATGAAG TCTGGTCCCCCACAACCTTGATCTATACATTTATCACTGCAGTAGTGGTTGTAGTCTTCCTCGTTCTGTACCGCATCGTTCCAGCTTGTCAGAG GAAGATAACTGTGTGGGTGGACTCAGTTCCTTCTCCAGGAAAAAGCAAAATCCTGTCAGAGTTGATG TCCCCCGGCAGTCCGACCCTTACGCAGACTGAAAAGCCGTATATTTGTAAAGTGCAACAACTGGACGTCTTATCTACATG CTCATCACAAGCTTCGCTGTGGCCGACCAAGGACACAGAAAAAAAGTACCTGGATCAGGATGAGGGTTGCTGGAGCTGTGATAACCTGCCCTCTCCTACTGAGGAGGTTAACATCTCTGACACGTCTGCGATAAGCTTCACCGGGCCATACATCCTCTGTCGG TCGCCGGAGCCAACCCCCGAGTCAGTGAGTGTCAACGATGAAGAGATGGACACAGAAACCCCGTCAGATGACTTGGCATCGCCGTCTCCTGTAAATTTCACTCTTTACGGCAAAGGCTATGTGTGTCTGCCCAGACACAGCATCTCCAGATCCACACAGGACCTCATGTCCCACTGTGATGAAAACACGAGCACACACTGGTGTGACAGTGCTGAGCAGGACCAGCGGTGCAATGATCCAACACTGTGGCTCGTTAACTCGGACATCAAGCCTGGCTTTAGTGAGCCCACCATTGGGGGCAAACTGCCAGAATACACGTCGGGACCTTTCACCAACTGGCCTGAAGGGGCCACCGTACAGGCGTCAGGGTACTGCCACCTCCCCACAGCCTTCATGCAAGAGCAGCGCACTAGCCTGCATAATTCATAG